GGTTCAGCGAGATGTCGTTCGCCGCCTGGATGTCCCAGTTTTCGTACAGGGTGGTAGCGCCGTTCACGATCCACCAACCCCACGACGGGTACGTTTCCTGTGCCGCCACCCGGTAGGCCACGTCGGCATAACCGTTTTCGCTGAGGGCGTTGAGAATGGCCTTCGTGCCGAGCAACCCCACATCGAGGTGATAGTCATCGGCCGCGACCCGTTCTGCCAGGTTGGCGGCCACTTTGGCCCGCAACTCGTCGGGCACCAGTCCCCAGTATAAGGATACGCTTAGCTCGGTCTGCAACCCGCTGCCGTACAGGCCGGTTTCCCGGTCCAGGTACTTGGCGTTGTAGGCAGCTTTGATCTTGGCGGCCAGCGCGGCGTAGTTCCGGGCGTCGTCGGGGTGCCCCAACAGGTGCGCCGCCTGTGCCAGAATGGTTGCATCCGCAAAGTAATACGCCGAAGAAGTTAACTCGACCGGCGATTTCGACTTGACGGGCACCCAGTCGCCCAGCCCCCAGGCGGTCAGGCCCGTGGGGCTGAGGTCGGTGATGTGGTCGACGTACCGCCGCATGTTGTCGTAACAGGCAGCCAGCAGCGTGGTGTCGCCGTAAAACAGGTAGATGTTCCAGGGAATGATGGCGATGGTGCTGGTCCAGTCGGGCCCGTTGCCCCACTCGTAGCCCCAGCCGTCGGTCGGAATGATGGAGGGCAACACGCCGTTCGGCTGTTGTTCGTCGCGGTGGTCGGCCAGCCATTTCTCGTAGATCGTGATGCCATCGAAGCTGTACAGCCCCGTTTCGCTGGCGATGTGCGCGTCGCCCGTCCAGCCGTTTTTCTCCCGTTGCGGGCAATCGGTCGGGTACCCGAACAGGTTGGCGAGGTACGAGTGGTTCGTGGCCGCCCAGATCTGGTCGAGCGTCGGGTTAGAAGATGAGATTTCGCCGACGGGCGGCACATCGCTGTGCATGAAGTAGCCCGTCAGACTTTCCTGCGTCAGGCGGACGGGGCGGTTGCTGGTCACCTCCACGTACTGAAAGCCTTTGTAGTTGAAGCGCGGCATAAACGTCTCCTCGCCCTTCCCGCTCAGGATGAAAATGTCGGTTTGGAACGGATCGCTCTCGTCGGTTGGGCGGTAATGAACATCGATGTTGGAGAGGTCGACGTGGCCGTTGGGATACACCCGCTCGCCGTGTTTCAGGCGCAGTACCGTCCCTGCCTCCCCCCGCGCCCGCAGTTGACTCACGCCCGAAATGTTCCGGCCGAGGTCGAACACGTAGGTCGTATCGTTCAGGCGCTCAATGCGCTGCGTCGGCACCGTCTCTACGTTGCGAATGGGGTGCAATGCCTGGGCCACGATGTTTGGGGAAGGTGCACTGCGTAGCATCACGTCGTGCCAGGCCGTATCGACAAACGCGGCGGTGTTCCAGCCGGGTTGTTCGCGTCGGGCGTCGTAGTGTTCGGCCGTATAAATGCTGTTGAAAATCACCGGGCTGAGGTGCGTTTTCCAGTCTTTTCCGGACGAAATCGTTTCAACCGAACCGTCCTCGTAGGTAATGCGCAGGTCCAGGCAAAAGGTGGGGCGGTTCCGCCAGGGCGCTTTGTCGAAATACCAGACGGCCGTCGACTGGTGGTTGTACCAGCCGTTGCCCAACAGCACCCCGATGGCGTTATCGCCACGTTGCAGTTGCGCCGTGACGTCGTGCGTCACGTAAAGGGTCCGCCGGTCGAAGCGGGTGTACATCGGGTCGAGCCGGTGGTTCCCGATGGGCTGTCCGTTGATTGACAGTTCGAACAAGCCTGCCGCGGCGATGTAGGCCCGTGCCTGTTTGATCTTTTTAGACACCCGAAATACC
This region of Catalinimonas alkaloidigena genomic DNA includes:
- a CDS encoding alpha-L-rhamnosidase; amino-acid sequence: MQPFLSQYLGFFALIFSCFFSTLLCAQPVQLRCEYLENPLGLDAAQPRFTWRMEDDRRGARQTAYQLVVGTDSLAVMQGRGDVWDSGKQTTNQQLVRYAGKPLQPFTRYYWQVTIWDQDRTRKTPAGAARFEMGMMAQANWQGAWISDNQDPNLKPAPYFRKVFRVSKKIKQARAYIAAAGLFELSINGQPIGNHRLDPMYTRFDRRTLYVTHDVTAQLQRGDNAIGVLLGNGWYNHQSTAVWYFDKAPWRNRPTFCLDLRITYEDGSVETISSGKDWKTHLSPVIFNSIYTAEHYDARREQPGWNTAAFVDTAWHDVMLRSAPSPNIVAQALHPIRNVETVPTQRIERLNDTTYVFDLGRNISGVSQLRARGEAGTVLRLKHGERVYPNGHVDLSNIDVHYRPTDESDPFQTDIFILSGKGEETFMPRFNYKGFQYVEVTSNRPVRLTQESLTGYFMHSDVPPVGEISSSNPTLDQIWAATNHSYLANLFGYPTDCPQREKNGWTGDAHIASETGLYSFDGITIYEKWLADHRDEQQPNGVLPSIIPTDGWGYEWGNGPDWTSTIAIIPWNIYLFYGDTTLLAACYDNMRRYVDHITDLSPTGLTAWGLGDWVPVKSKSPVELTSSAYYFADATILAQAAHLLGHPDDARNYAALAAKIKAAYNAKYLDRETGLYGSGLQTELSVSLYWGLVPDELRAKVAANLAERVAADDYHLDVGLLGTKAILNALSENGYADVAYRVAAQETYPSWGWWIVNGATTLYENWDIQAANDISLNHIMFGEIGAWLYKGLGGIHPDPAQPGFKRVQLTPHVVPGLDAFTAAHDGPYGTIRSAWKQTGKRLLYTATVPPNATAHLTLPVGKDQKVYESGKPVQRGNLNIRLLSTSEGAHVYELMSGTYAFEIR